The following are from one region of the Paenibacillus sabinae T27 genome:
- the pflA gene encoding pyruvate formate-lyase-activating protein — protein sequence MIKGRIHSLETFGTVDGPGIRFILFMQGCLMKCQYCHNPDTWALDEGREVTVEEILKEIEPYLNYYRTSGGGLTVSGGEPTLQAKFVEQLFTEVKKRWGLHTTLDTNGYNEGDKITDLLNVTDLVLLDLKHIDDEAHIKLTSKSNDRTLKLARWLSDHGRKMWIRHVYVPGIHNKEEDLINLGRFIGTLNGVEKFEILPYHQMGVYKWEMLGKAYELEGVPTPGDEEIQRAYRLIEEGRKQTTPV from the coding sequence ATGATTAAAGGCCGTATCCACTCTCTTGAAACCTTCGGAACCGTAGACGGGCCTGGTATCCGTTTCATTTTATTTATGCAAGGATGTCTAATGAAGTGTCAATACTGTCACAACCCGGATACATGGGCTTTAGATGAAGGTAGAGAAGTGACTGTCGAAGAGATTCTCAAGGAAATCGAACCTTACCTGAATTATTACCGTACGTCCGGTGGTGGATTGACCGTATCCGGCGGAGAGCCGACGCTGCAGGCTAAGTTCGTAGAGCAATTGTTCACCGAAGTGAAGAAACGTTGGGGTTTGCATACCACCCTGGATACCAACGGATATAACGAAGGCGACAAGATTACAGATCTTTTGAATGTTACGGATCTTGTTCTGCTTGATCTTAAGCATATCGATGATGAAGCTCATATCAAGCTGACTAGCAAATCCAATGATCGCACCCTGAAGCTGGCCCGCTGGCTGTCCGATCATGGACGCAAAATGTGGATTCGCCATGTCTACGTGCCCGGCATTCATAATAAAGAAGAAGACCTCATTAATTTAGGCCGTTTTATTGGAACACTGAACGGGGTAGAGAAGTTCGAGATTTTGCCATATCATCAAATGGGCGTGTATAAATGGGAAATGCTCGGCAAGGCCTATGAGCTAGAAGGGGTTCCTACTCCTGGGGATGAAGAAATCCAACGGGCTTACCGGCTGATTGAAGAAGGCCGCAAGCAGACAACCCCGGTTTAA
- the adhE gene encoding bifunctional acetaldehyde-CoA/alcohol dehydrogenase has translation MAVKNEVAAQVQQPTAEEYIQTLVDKAKKAQEAFMALDQEQVDKIVHAMALAGLDKHMYLAKLAVEETGRGVYEDKITKNIFATEYIWHGIKYDKTVGVIEDNVYDSYQKIAEPVGVVMGITPVTNPTSTTMFKALISIKTRNPIIFGFHPSAQACSAAAAKILHDAAVKAGAPENCIQWIEQPTMDKTNALMNNDGVALILATGGSAMVKAAYSCGKPALGVGPGNVPAFIEKSANIDQAVNDIILSKTFDNGMICASEQAIIIEEPIFDQVKKKLIANGCYFVNKEEAAKLTNGAMNVEKCAVNPVIVGQSAVKIAEMCGIQVPAGTKILIAELEGVGTKYPLSAEKLSPVLACYKVKNADQGIERAAQVVEFGGMGHSSAIHSNNEEVIMKFSNRLQTGRILVNSPSTHGAIGDIYNTNIPSLTLGCGSYGRNSVSQNVTAINLINVKRVNRRIVNMQWFKLPEKIYFEKGATQYLAKMPDITRVAIITDPMMVKLGYVERVEHYLRQRQTPVAIEVFSEVEPDPSTTTVEKGTAMMNRFQPDCIIALGGGSSMDAAKGMWLFYEHPDADFDGLKQKFLDIRKRVYKFPKLGIKAKFVAIPTTSGTGSEVTSFAVITDKTITPNVKYPLADYELTPDVAIIDPEFVYSLPRTAVADTGMDVLTHAIEAYVSILASDYSDGLAIKAIQLVFQYLEKSALQADKLAREKMHNASTLAGMAFANAFLGINHSLAHKWGGQYHTPHGRTNAILLPHVIRYNAKKPSKFASFPKYSHFVADERYAEIARILGLPARTTEEGINSLINAIRELNKKLGIEDSFQQLGIDPKDFEANVDYLADKAFEDQCTTANPKLPLVSELADVYRNAFYGKFDN, from the coding sequence ATGGCAGTTAAGAATGAAGTAGCCGCCCAAGTGCAACAACCAACCGCTGAAGAATATATTCAGACTCTGGTGGATAAAGCGAAGAAAGCTCAAGAAGCATTCATGGCTCTCGATCAGGAACAAGTTGACAAAATCGTTCATGCAATGGCGCTGGCCGGTTTGGACAAACACATGTACCTGGCAAAATTGGCTGTTGAAGAAACAGGCCGTGGTGTTTATGAAGACAAAATCACGAAAAACATTTTCGCAACGGAATATATCTGGCACGGAATCAAGTATGACAAAACAGTAGGCGTAATTGAAGATAATGTTTACGACAGCTACCAAAAGATTGCTGAGCCGGTCGGCGTCGTAATGGGTATCACTCCGGTAACCAACCCAACATCCACCACGATGTTTAAAGCGTTGATTTCCATTAAGACGCGTAATCCTATTATATTCGGTTTCCATCCATCCGCGCAAGCTTGTAGTGCCGCAGCAGCAAAAATTTTGCATGACGCAGCAGTAAAAGCAGGCGCTCCTGAGAACTGCATCCAATGGATCGAGCAACCGACCATGGACAAAACCAACGCATTGATGAACAACGACGGCGTGGCTCTGATCCTGGCAACAGGCGGATCCGCAATGGTTAAAGCGGCATACAGCTGCGGTAAACCGGCTCTGGGCGTAGGCCCTGGTAACGTGCCTGCCTTCATTGAGAAGAGCGCTAATATCGATCAAGCGGTTAATGACATCATTCTTTCCAAAACTTTTGACAACGGCATGATCTGCGCATCCGAGCAAGCTATCATTATTGAAGAGCCGATTTTCGACCAAGTGAAGAAGAAATTGATCGCTAATGGCTGTTACTTTGTTAACAAAGAAGAAGCAGCTAAACTGACCAACGGCGCAATGAACGTGGAAAAATGCGCGGTTAACCCGGTAATCGTCGGTCAATCCGCAGTGAAAATCGCCGAAATGTGCGGAATTCAAGTTCCTGCAGGCACCAAAATCCTGATCGCCGAACTGGAAGGCGTAGGTACCAAATACCCGCTGTCCGCTGAAAAACTGAGCCCGGTTCTGGCTTGCTATAAAGTTAAGAATGCCGATCAAGGTATCGAACGTGCGGCGCAAGTTGTTGAGTTTGGCGGTATGGGCCACAGCTCGGCCATCCACTCCAACAACGAAGAAGTAATCATGAAGTTCTCGAACCGTCTGCAAACCGGACGTATTCTCGTCAATTCGCCTTCGACTCATGGCGCAATCGGCGACATCTATAACACGAACATCCCTTCGCTGACTCTGGGATGCGGATCGTACGGACGTAACTCGGTATCCCAAAACGTTACTGCCATTAACTTGATCAACGTGAAAAGGGTGAATCGTCGTATCGTGAATATGCAATGGTTTAAATTACCGGAAAAGATCTACTTCGAAAAAGGCGCTACGCAATACCTGGCTAAAATGCCTGACATCACTCGTGTCGCAATCATTACTGACCCGATGATGGTTAAGCTTGGCTACGTGGAAAGAGTTGAGCACTACCTGCGTCAACGCCAAACTCCTGTAGCAATCGAAGTGTTCTCGGAAGTTGAACCGGATCCATCGACAACTACGGTTGAAAAAGGTACGGCCATGATGAACAGATTCCAGCCGGACTGCATCATCGCCCTTGGCGGCGGTTCCTCCATGGATGCTGCAAAAGGAATGTGGCTGTTCTACGAACATCCGGATGCTGACTTTGATGGTCTGAAACAAAAATTCCTGGACATCCGCAAACGGGTCTACAAATTCCCGAAACTGGGCATCAAAGCGAAATTTGTTGCCATCCCTACAACTTCGGGTACAGGTTCGGAAGTAACCTCCTTCGCGGTTATTACCGACAAAACAATTACTCCAAATGTTAAGTATCCGCTGGCTGATTATGAGCTTACTCCTGACGTAGCCATTATCGATCCGGAATTCGTATACAGCTTGCCTAGAACAGCTGTTGCCGATACGGGTATGGACGTGCTGACACATGCGATCGAAGCCTATGTGTCCATCCTGGCAAGCGACTACTCCGACGGTCTTGCTATCAAAGCTATTCAGTTGGTGTTCCAATATCTGGAGAAATCCGCACTGCAAGCCGACAAGCTTGCCCGCGAGAAAATGCACAATGCATCGACGCTGGCCGGTATGGCCTTTGCCAACGCATTCCTGGGCATCAACCACAGCTTGGCGCACAAATGGGGCGGTCAATACCACACACCTCATGGACGCACTAACGCTATCCTGTTGCCGCACGTTATCCGCTACAATGCGAAGAAACCTTCGAAGTTCGCTTCGTTCCCGAAATATTCGCACTTTGTGGCTGACGAGCGCTACGCTGAAATCGCCCGTATTCTGGGACTGCCGGCTCGCACTACCGAAGAAGGTATCAACAGCCTGATCAACGCCATTCGCGAGCTGAACAAAAAACTGGGTATCGAAGATTCCTTCCAGCAACTGGGCATTGATCCGAAGGATTTCGAAGCCAATGTAGACTACCTGGCCGATAAAGCCTTCGAAGACCAGTGCACAACTGCCAATCCGAAGCTGCCGCTGGTAAGTGAACTTGCCGACGTATACCGCAACGCTTTCTATGGCAAATTCGACAACTAA
- a CDS encoding formate/nitrite transporter family protein, producing MFTQSVETIVEAAVAKRDKMNESLPRYALAALLAGAYVGIGIILIFTLGAPLAAAKSPFQPLVMGSTFGIALTLVIFAGSELFTGNNMFFTASTLAGRTSLWDTAKNWVVVFLGNLAGALLLAWLVQEAGLFKAAGPDHLIFAAAAKKMSLPFSELFFRGILCNWLVCLAIWMSSRAKSEGAKLVLIWWCLLAFIASGYEHSVANMTLMSVALLLPNHPETVTLAGWLHNMIPVTLGNIIGGGIFVGMAYWVISPVRGAVKSK from the coding sequence ATGTTTACGCAAAGTGTGGAAACGATTGTTGAAGCGGCGGTAGCCAAACGCGACAAAATGAACGAAAGTTTGCCCAGGTACGCATTGGCCGCGCTGCTGGCGGGGGCTTATGTGGGAATCGGCATTATTCTAATCTTTACATTGGGGGCGCCGCTGGCCGCGGCCAAGTCGCCCTTCCAGCCCCTCGTTATGGGCTCCACCTTCGGCATCGCGCTGACGCTGGTAATCTTTGCGGGCTCGGAGCTGTTTACCGGAAATAACATGTTCTTTACCGCCAGCACCCTGGCCGGGCGGACAAGTCTGTGGGATACCGCCAAGAACTGGGTGGTTGTCTTCCTGGGTAATCTGGCTGGCGCGCTGCTGCTCGCCTGGCTGGTTCAGGAAGCGGGGCTGTTCAAGGCTGCCGGACCCGATCATCTGATCTTTGCAGCGGCGGCCAAGAAGATGAGCCTGCCATTCTCCGAGCTGTTCTTCCGAGGCATTCTCTGTAACTGGCTCGTCTGTCTGGCGATCTGGATGTCGTCGCGTGCGAAGAGCGAAGGCGCCAAGCTTGTGCTGATCTGGTGGTGTCTGCTTGCCTTTATCGCGAGCGGCTATGAACACAGTGTAGCCAACATGACGCTGATGAGCGTGGCGCTGCTGCTGCCGAACCATCCGGAGACCGTTACCCTGGCCGGTTGGCTGCATAATATGATTCCGGTCACGCTGGGCAACATCATCGGCGGCGGGATCTTCGTAGGTATGGCTTATTGGGTCATTTCGCCCGTAAGAGGCGCAGTTAAGTCCAAGTAA
- the nirD gene encoding nitrite reductase small subunit NirD, translating to MEAARQTYAAGKVQDYLKQIGRVVVIEGKELAVFRTSGDEFYALENRNPHPKGGPLAEGIVSGHYLYDPLYDWKIDLRTGEVQAPDKGQATVYPVHIDGDTIFIGI from the coding sequence ATGGAAGCAGCAAGACAAACCTATGCCGCAGGCAAGGTACAGGACTATCTGAAACAAATTGGCCGCGTCGTTGTTATCGAAGGCAAAGAGCTGGCCGTGTTCCGCACTTCCGGTGACGAGTTCTATGCGCTGGAGAACCGCAATCCGCATCCAAAGGGAGGCCCTCTGGCCGAAGGCATCGTCTCGGGACACTATCTGTACGACCCCCTGTATGACTGGAAAATCGACCTTCGCACCGGCGAAGTTCAGGCGCCCGACAAGGGGCAAGCGACGGTTTATCCGGTTCATATCGACGGAGACACCATATTTATCGGGATTTAG
- a CDS encoding Fur family transcriptional regulator, whose amino-acid sequence MLSTEEILEAMSEQGLRITDQRKTLAKLFGENTGYLSAKDVYKHMERKYSGLSFDTVYRNLRVMEELGVLEQIVFEDGIKFKASCSQDHHHHHMICLQCQKTYPISFCPMNMTDTPDQFRVVKHKFEVFGYCRECEESGAEDKAARGEEAK is encoded by the coding sequence ATGCTGTCGACAGAAGAGATATTGGAGGCCATGTCGGAGCAGGGACTGCGAATCACCGATCAGCGCAAGACGCTTGCCAAATTGTTCGGCGAGAATACGGGTTATTTGTCCGCCAAGGATGTATATAAACATATGGAACGCAAGTACAGCGGACTAAGCTTCGATACGGTCTACCGCAACCTGCGTGTTATGGAAGAGCTGGGGGTGCTGGAGCAGATCGTTTTTGAGGACGGAATCAAATTCAAGGCGAGCTGCAGCCAGGACCATCACCACCACCATATGATTTGTCTCCAGTGCCAGAAGACGTACCCCATCTCTTTCTGCCCGATGAATATGACGGATACGCCCGATCAATTTCGGGTGGTGAAGCATAAATTCGAAGTATTCGGGTATTGTAGAGAATGTGAGGAGTCGGGGGCGGAGGACAAAGCGGCTCGCGGAGAAGAGGCGAAATAA
- the pflB gene encoding formate C-acetyltransferase: MSVIEREVQEVKSGWRGFVSGKWSKHVNVNDFIEKNIKPYEGNEDFLVGPTSNTNELWKIISQLSKEERDKGGVWDVDLNTVSTIVSHKPGYIDKEKEQIVGVQTDAPFRRSIQPFGGIKMMIDACKAYGFELPSSIVDMFTNIRKTHNQGVFDAYTSDMRAVRKAGIITGLPDAYGRGRIIGDYRRVALYGIDFLIKEKKQDQLNLEVDSMSESIIRLREELSEQIRALSELKEMAAAHGFDISKPANTAKEAFQWVYFGYLAAIKEQNGAAMSLGRVSSFLDIYVQRDVEEGTLTEEQAQELVDHFVMKLRIVKFLRTPEYNDLFSGDPTWVTESIGGMSVDGRTRVTKNSFRFLHTLYNLGPAPEPNLTVLWSEKLPEGFKKYCAKVSIETSSIQYENDDLMRPIYGDDYGIACCVSAMRIGKQMQFFGARANLAKALLYAINGGVDEKSGAQVGPEYPRITSEVLDYNEVISRFKPMMEWLAKTYINTLNVIHYMHDKYSYERIEMALHDRDILRTMACGIAGLSVAADSLSAIKYAKVKPIRNEQGIAVDFEIEGEFPCYGNNDDAVDSIAVELVESFMNMIRKHQTYRDSLPTQSILTITSNVVYGKKTGTTPDGRKKGEPFAPGANPMHGRDKKGALASLSSVAKLPYEDSLDGISNTFSIVPKALGKDEEGRKSNLVSMMDGYFHSKGHHLNVNVFNREQLMDAMEHPENYPQLTIRVSGYAVNFIKLTREQQLDVINRTFHGSM; the protein is encoded by the coding sequence ATGTCGGTGATTGAAAGAGAAGTACAAGAAGTTAAGTCGGGATGGCGTGGATTTGTTAGTGGCAAATGGAGCAAGCATGTCAACGTCAATGATTTCATCGAGAAGAACATCAAACCTTATGAAGGAAACGAAGATTTCCTCGTGGGTCCAACCAGCAACACTAACGAATTGTGGAAAATTATTTCCCAATTGAGCAAGGAAGAAAGAGATAAAGGCGGCGTATGGGATGTAGACCTCAACACGGTTTCCACAATCGTATCCCACAAACCGGGCTATATCGATAAAGAAAAGGAACAAATCGTTGGTGTTCAAACCGATGCTCCTTTCAGACGTTCCATTCAACCGTTCGGCGGCATCAAAATGATGATCGACGCTTGTAAAGCTTATGGCTTCGAACTTCCGAGCAGCATTGTGGACATGTTTACGAATATTCGCAAAACGCATAACCAAGGCGTATTTGATGCATATACATCTGACATGAGAGCTGTGCGTAAAGCGGGTATCATCACAGGTCTTCCGGATGCTTACGGTCGTGGCCGTATCATTGGTGATTACCGCCGCGTTGCTCTGTACGGTATTGACTTCCTGATCAAGGAAAAGAAACAAGATCAACTTAACCTTGAAGTGGATTCCATGAGCGAAAGTATCATTCGTCTCCGCGAAGAGCTGTCGGAGCAAATCCGCGCTCTGAGCGAACTGAAAGAAATGGCTGCCGCGCACGGATTTGATATTTCCAAACCTGCAAACACTGCTAAAGAAGCTTTCCAATGGGTATATTTTGGTTACCTGGCTGCAATCAAGGAACAAAACGGCGCCGCAATGTCCCTCGGACGGGTATCTTCCTTCCTGGATATCTACGTTCAACGTGACGTTGAAGAGGGTACACTGACTGAAGAACAAGCACAAGAGCTTGTGGACCATTTCGTTATGAAACTGCGTATCGTGAAATTCCTTCGTACTCCTGAGTACAACGACCTGTTCTCTGGCGACCCAACTTGGGTAACAGAATCCATCGGTGGTATGTCCGTAGACGGAAGAACTCGCGTTACGAAGAACAGCTTCCGTTTCCTGCACACTCTGTACAACCTGGGACCGGCTCCGGAACCTAACCTGACTGTACTGTGGTCCGAGAAGCTTCCTGAAGGATTTAAGAAATATTGCGCTAAAGTATCCATCGAGACCAGCTCGATCCAATACGAAAATGACGATCTGATGCGTCCGATCTATGGCGATGACTACGGTATTGCATGCTGCGTATCCGCAATGCGTATCGGTAAACAAATGCAGTTCTTCGGCGCACGCGCTAACTTGGCTAAAGCTCTGCTGTACGCTATCAACGGTGGCGTGGATGAGAAATCCGGCGCTCAAGTTGGACCTGAATATCCGCGTATTACTTCCGAAGTGCTCGATTACAACGAAGTAATCAGCCGCTTCAAACCGATGATGGAATGGCTTGCCAAGACTTACATCAATACTCTTAACGTTATCCACTACATGCATGATAAATATTCCTACGAACGCATTGAAATGGCGCTGCATGATCGTGACATTCTGCGTACGATGGCTTGCGGTATCGCTGGTCTGTCGGTTGCTGCCGACTCCCTGAGCGCGATTAAATACGCTAAAGTTAAACCGATCCGCAACGAACAAGGCATTGCAGTTGACTTCGAAATCGAAGGTGAATTCCCTTGCTACGGCAACAACGATGATGCTGTTGACAGCATCGCAGTTGAACTGGTTGAATCCTTCATGAACATGATTCGCAAACATCAAACTTACCGTGATTCCCTGCCGACTCAATCGATTCTGACGATTACTTCGAACGTTGTTTACGGCAAGAAAACAGGTACTACTCCTGACGGACGTAAAAAAGGCGAACCATTCGCACCTGGTGCTAACCCAATGCACGGACGCGACAAGAAAGGTGCTCTTGCTTCCCTGAGTTCCGTAGCTAAACTGCCTTATGAAGACAGCCTTGACGGTATTTCCAATACCTTCTCGATCGTTCCTAAGGCACTGGGTAAAGATGAAGAGGGACGTAAATCGAACCTCGTATCCATGATGGACGGATATTTCCACAGCAAAGGCCATCACCTGAACGTTAACGTATTTAACCGCGAACAACTGATGGACGCTATGGAACATCCTGAGAACTACCCACAACTTACCATTCGCGTATCTGGTTATGCCGTTAACTTCATCAAGCTGACTCGTGAACAACAACTTGATGTCATTAACCGTACTTTCCACGGTTCGATGTAA
- the yidD gene encoding membrane protein insertion efficiency factor YidD, whose amino-acid sequence MGIGRKAAQAPIRLYRNFISPLKPATCRFYPTCSAYALEAVEVHGPLKGSWLAAKRIARCHPFHPGGLDPVPPAKSKITGKKAERST is encoded by the coding sequence ATGGGAATCGGACGAAAAGCGGCACAGGCTCCGATCAGGCTATACCGTAATTTCATCTCCCCTCTGAAGCCGGCTACCTGCCGGTTCTATCCGACCTGTTCGGCGTATGCGCTCGAAGCGGTGGAAGTGCACGGACCTCTCAAGGGCTCTTGGCTTGCCGCCAAACGGATTGCCCGCTGTCACCCCTTTCATCCGGGCGGGCTTGATCCGGTGCCACCGGCGAAGAGCAAGATTACCGGGAAGAAGGCGGAACGCTCTACTTGA
- the tlp gene encoding small acid-soluble spore protein Tlp: protein MNRPKPDNREDNVAHLQNNIENTIRNYRETEEYLNEHRDEISSAEKNQLQDKNERRLNSIEGFREEVKDEARNQNK from the coding sequence ATGAACAGACCCAAACCGGATAACCGGGAAGACAATGTAGCCCATCTGCAAAACAATATTGAAAACACCATCCGGAACTATCGGGAGACGGAGGAATATTTAAACGAACACCGCGACGAGATTTCCTCCGCCGAGAAAAATCAGCTTCAAGACAAGAATGAACGGCGTCTGAACAGCATAGAGGGATTCAGAGAAGAGGTAAAGGACGAAGCAAGAAATCAAAACAAATAA
- a CDS encoding copper amine oxidase N-terminal domain-containing protein: protein MNVRKLALIAVLTVAQAASAFPAFAESAASAPASTAAKTAAANAASSPSPSATAASLTGTESPAPTVSPEASPTTEQPGATPEPSASALPSASPQPSGAPLPTGAPAVQIPASTAGSGQLVLMMNSNKMYMNGVLYLAGQPMAVKNGVSNVAIRAMVERVGLKLTYNGATKETIIIKDGNELRFKTNSKIYTVNGKATLMKGPAYQYKNTFMVPLTSITQALGIPYTVDYVQKRVILTLQTKPKASFTVQPSEIFAGETTVNYVTSSQAFNGATIVEERWEGRQDVFAQPGYYTVSYSVRDSNGQWSDPYPVTINVLKPNQPPVAQFTTNKDEYKMGEPITITNISSDPDGDALTESWSNRALAFFNPGPVPIQLTVTDTHGHSSTFEKVINITNEVLYSQEDFNKLFVPLGDIYTIIGSVVPTWNKVTYTVSSDPITLIRSNSPETVNSEGIVYQETAMGSTRIMVHHKNSMSTNMKMYVIATNDNMYPATITTQQSGFGGPLDIPTATGKKSIETYLQSMSLGGAYDNVTLQPGESKPVLTAINNVTMKPGQVISLMSDVFSDYPVKYSIIMIDATKDPLQTLPTLNYLDRDGVHNRGTYPDANRIITVTDPVGQAPSRLVLGDNNTDLNLKGMDALTGTEASNSGNFGVVYKITLTRVAPNTLITLNPRGGKYQGPLLVNGNIIEAPNAGAVDAPNQNSVLYRTGNLEQTVEIVFTPASGSNLPINLLFMPLPPQKTE from the coding sequence ATGAATGTTAGAAAACTGGCTTTAATTGCTGTACTAACGGTGGCACAGGCGGCTTCGGCATTTCCGGCGTTCGCCGAGTCCGCTGCATCGGCACCGGCATCGACAGCAGCCAAAACCGCAGCTGCCAATGCTGCATCCTCTCCATCGCCGTCAGCTACTGCTGCATCATTAACGGGAACCGAGTCCCCAGCCCCGACAGTATCGCCTGAGGCTTCGCCAACGACGGAGCAGCCCGGCGCGACTCCGGAACCGTCAGCCTCTGCGCTGCCATCCGCTTCGCCTCAGCCTTCAGGGGCGCCACTGCCGACCGGAGCTCCAGCCGTACAGATTCCGGCCAGCACAGCAGGGAGCGGCCAGCTTGTTCTGATGATGAACAGCAACAAGATGTATATGAACGGAGTCCTGTATTTGGCGGGACAGCCGATGGCAGTGAAGAATGGTGTCTCTAACGTGGCCATTCGGGCAATGGTCGAGCGTGTGGGCCTGAAATTGACCTACAACGGAGCAACGAAAGAAACGATTATCATCAAAGACGGCAACGAGCTTCGTTTCAAGACAAACAGCAAGATTTATACAGTGAACGGTAAAGCCACTCTGATGAAAGGTCCGGCCTACCAGTATAAGAATACTTTTATGGTGCCGCTGACCTCGATTACGCAGGCGCTTGGCATTCCCTACACAGTGGATTATGTGCAGAAACGAGTCATCCTGACTCTGCAGACAAAGCCAAAGGCATCCTTCACCGTGCAGCCTTCCGAGATTTTTGCAGGAGAAACGACGGTCAATTATGTGACCAGCAGCCAGGCGTTTAATGGAGCGACCATCGTTGAGGAGCGTTGGGAAGGACGTCAGGACGTTTTTGCGCAGCCCGGCTATTATACAGTCAGTTACTCGGTTAGGGATTCAAATGGCCAATGGAGCGACCCCTATCCGGTAACCATCAATGTTCTGAAGCCGAATCAGCCTCCGGTAGCGCAGTTTACAACAAATAAAGACGAATACAAAATGGGTGAGCCGATTACTATTACGAATATCAGTTCTGATCCGGACGGGGATGCGCTGACCGAATCATGGTCCAATCGCGCGCTGGCCTTTTTTAACCCGGGCCCTGTTCCCATTCAGCTGACGGTCACCGATACCCACGGCCACAGCAGCACTTTTGAGAAGGTAATCAACATTACGAACGAAGTGCTGTACAGTCAGGAAGACTTTAACAAGCTTTTTGTGCCGCTGGGCGATATTTATACAATCATCGGAAGTGTAGTTCCGACATGGAATAAGGTCACGTATACCGTCAGCTCGGACCCGATTACACTGATCCGCAGCAATAGTCCCGAAACAGTGAATTCGGAAGGCATTGTTTATCAAGAGACGGCGATGGGCAGCACCCGGATTATGGTCCATCACAAGAATTCGATGTCCACGAACATGAAGATGTATGTAATCGCAACGAACGATAATATGTACCCGGCAACGATTACAACTCAGCAGTCCGGGTTTGGCGGGCCGCTGGATATTCCGACAGCCACTGGCAAAAAGTCGATCGAAACCTACCTGCAATCCATGTCTTTGGGCGGTGCTTACGATAATGTCACGCTGCAGCCCGGCGAGAGCAAACCGGTTCTGACTGCAATCAACAATGTGACGATGAAGCCTGGGCAAGTCATTTCACTGATGTCCGATGTATTCAGCGATTATCCGGTCAAATACTCCATCATCATGATCGACGCCACCAAGGATCCGCTGCAAACTCTGCCGACCCTAAATTACCTGGATCGCGACGGTGTACATAACCGCGGAACGTACCCGGATGCAAACCGAATCATTACGGTCACCGATCCGGTAGGTCAGGCGCCTTCAAGACTGGTTCTGGGGGATAACAACACGGACCTGAACCTTAAGGGCATGGACGCGCTAACGGGCACGGAAGCATCCAACTCTGGCAACTTCGGCGTTGTCTACAAAATAACGCTTACCCGTGTCGCCCCGAACACGCTGATTACACTCAATCCGCGCGGCGGAAAGTACCAGGGACCGCTGCTGGTCAACGGCAATATCATTGAAGCCCCCAATGCGGGCGCGGTAGATGCCCCGAACCAGAACAGCGTCCTATACCGTACCGGCAACCTGGAGCAGACGGTAGAAATCGTGTTTACCCCGGCTTCGGGAAGCAATCTGCCAATTAATCTGCTGTTCATGCCGCTTCCGCCTCAGAAGACGGAATAA
- a CDS encoding Crp/Fnr family transcriptional regulator has protein sequence MKEHTNVIEAHGNTNCFSEQNFNRLLVTMKERLVPEGSHLFWEGDYSDKLFYIKRGRVKLTKSTDEGKELILYMYQAGDMVGQADPFFSTKHSFTAEVIEESEVGVIEHKDLEILICQHCDFAIDFMKWMGIHHRLTQTKFRDLMMYGKPGALCSTLIRLSNTYGEKNGEAILINKKITHTDLSNMIGATRESVNRMLSDLRKKDAVEYENGMIVIKDIEMLQEICHCELCPNEICRI, from the coding sequence ATGAAAGAACACACCAATGTCATCGAAGCCCATGGCAATACAAACTGTTTCTCCGAACAAAACTTTAACAGACTGCTGGTAACGATGAAAGAACGTCTGGTTCCTGAAGGCTCCCATTTATTCTGGGAAGGCGACTACTCGGATAAGCTGTTTTACATCAAACGCGGACGCGTCAAGCTGACCAAATCCACGGATGAAGGAAAAGAACTCATTCTTTATATGTATCAGGCAGGCGATATGGTCGGTCAAGCCGATCCGTTCTTCAGCACGAAGCACAGCTTCACCGCCGAAGTGATCGAGGAAAGTGAAGTCGGCGTGATCGAGCACAAGGATCTGGAAATTCTGATTTGCCAGCATTGCGATTTCGCGATTGATTTTATGAAGTGGATGGGTATCCATCACCGTCTGACGCAGACCAAATTCCGCGATCTGATGATGTACGGCAAGCCCGGCGCCCTCTGCTCCACGCTGATCCGTCTGAGCAACACGTACGGCGAGAAGAACGGCGAAGCCATTCTGATCAACAAAAAGATTACGCACACCGACCTGTCCAACATGATCGGCGCAACTCGCGAGAGCGTTAACCGCATGCTTAGCGATCTGCGCAAAAAAGACGCCGTAGAATACGAGAACGGCATGATTGTTATTAAAGACATTGAAATGCTACAGGAAATCTGCCACTGCGAGCTGTGTCCGAACGAGATTTGCCGAATCTAG